The proteins below come from a single Metarhizium brunneum chromosome 1, complete sequence genomic window:
- the rds1 gene encoding Protein rds1: MPSLKVAALALLAATGSALPAARRGNLVVRQAQNGTAPTTEVSETELNDFDILQIALTLEHLEEAYYREGFAKFPDSDFAALGLKPEQIEDLKRIGQTEEEHVSFLQSTLAQAGVQPVQPCQYEFNVTDAKGMATLGALFENVGVSGYLGLAKRIKDPAILSAAATIVTIESRHQSSLRVLLGQTAVPQAFDAPLSLKSVFSIAAPFIKSCPQGSNLAVTPFPALTMEAAQSGEASAMTVGSTVRVAAASGAAAATHCAFTSGGVVPGGTAFTPFSESAGCEIPQGVAGVTYLSLASSAPLDGALTDDITVAGPMILAL; the protein is encoded by the exons ATGCCTTCATTGAAAGTTGCCGCTTTGGCTTTATTAGCCGCCACGGGCTCGGCGTTGCCTGCCGCCCGCCGGGGTAATCTGGTTGTAAGACAGGCTCAAAATGGGACTGCCCCGACCACGGAAGTGTCTGAAACTGAATTGAACGATTTCGATATTTTGCAAAT CGCCTTGACGTTGGAGCATCTCGAGGAAGCATACTACCGCGAGGGCTTCGCCAAATTCCCAGACTCAGACTTTGCCGCGCTTGGCCTCAAGCCAGAGCAGATCGAGGACCTCAAGAGAATCGGCCAGACGGAGGAAGAACACGTCTCGTTCCTCCAGTCCACACTGGCCCAAGCCGGCGTGCAGCCCGTGCAGCCATGCCAGTACGAATTCAACGTGACCGACGCCAAGGGCATGGCCACCCTGGGCGCGCTGTTCGAAAACGTCGGCGTGTCGGGCTACCTGGGGCTTGCGAAGCGCATCAAGGACCCTGCCATCCTGTCGGCCGCCGCGACAATCGTCACCATTGAGTCGCGACACCAGAGCTCTCTGAGGGTGCTGCTCGGCCAGACCGCCGTCCCGCAAGCCTTTGACGCGCCGCTCAGCCTCAAGTCCGTCTTCTCCATCGCCGCCCCGTTCATCAAGTCCTGCCCCCAGGGATCCAACCTCGCCGTCACCCCTTTCCCCGCGTTGACCATGGAGGCGGCACAATCAGGAGAGGCGAGCGCCATGACGGTCGGATCTACCGTCCgcgtcgccgccgcgagCGGTGCTGCTGCAGCTACGCACTGCGCCTTCACGTCCGGCGGCGTGGTTCCCGGCGGCACTGCCTTCACCCCGTTCTCCGAATCCGCTGGGTGCGAGATCCCCCAGGGCGTCGCGGGCGTGACGTACCTGTCGCTGGCGAGCAGCGCACCGCTGGATGGCGCCTTGACGGACGACATTACCGTTGCTGGACCTATGATTCTGGCCTTGTGA